Proteins from one Entomospira culicis genomic window:
- a CDS encoding iron-containing alcohol dehydrogenase, with amino-acid sequence MLTFNFYRPTNLLFGEGKIEELPSLVQKSERILMLYGGGSIKKNGIYDRTKKALAGYHLVEFAGIEPNPHYETCMKAVEVVQAEKISLILAVGGGSVMDAAKFIGLAAKLPSGSDAWQDAVLHSHRRQDAVPVAVIPTLAATGSEMNAGFVISNVGLTEKRAGGNPLVIPQFAIMEPSATASCDLRQTSNGIADAYVHVLEQYLTTDKGETLQSYWAEGVLKTILQVAPKLMANLADLEARAIFMHAATMALNGMISMGVTSDWATHMIGHELTILYGTDHGRTLTIVMPNLWRVRREIKMGRLAQYGRNVLDLTGSDSEVADAAIIETEKFFVSINMPIKLSQADIPADAVEAVSAKVAKRGDRFGEDGQVDSTMIHAILTLAK; translated from the coding sequence ATGTTGACATTTAATTTTTATCGCCCCACTAATCTGCTTTTTGGCGAGGGAAAGATTGAAGAACTTCCTTCGTTGGTGCAGAAAAGCGAGCGCATCTTGATGCTTTATGGCGGTGGTAGCATCAAAAAGAATGGGATTTACGATCGCACAAAAAAAGCTTTGGCGGGCTATCACCTTGTGGAGTTTGCAGGGATTGAACCCAATCCTCACTACGAAACCTGCATGAAGGCTGTGGAAGTGGTGCAAGCCGAGAAGATTTCCTTGATTTTAGCCGTGGGTGGCGGTAGTGTCATGGATGCTGCTAAATTTATTGGCTTGGCCGCCAAACTTCCATCGGGGAGCGACGCTTGGCAAGATGCTGTGTTGCATAGTCATCGTCGGCAAGATGCTGTGCCTGTTGCGGTAATTCCTACCTTGGCGGCAACGGGTAGCGAGATGAATGCCGGCTTTGTGATCTCCAACGTTGGGTTAACCGAGAAGCGCGCGGGAGGCAATCCTCTGGTTATCCCCCAATTTGCCATCATGGAACCAAGTGCGACGGCAAGTTGTGATCTGCGTCAAACCAGTAATGGCATTGCCGATGCTTATGTGCATGTATTGGAGCAATATCTTACCACAGATAAGGGCGAGACGTTGCAATCGTATTGGGCAGAAGGTGTCTTAAAGACGATTCTTCAGGTTGCTCCTAAGTTGATGGCAAATTTAGCGGATCTCGAAGCGCGCGCCATCTTTATGCACGCAGCGACGATGGCGCTGAACGGGATGATTAGCATGGGCGTAACCAGTGACTGGGCGACGCACATGATTGGGCATGAGCTAACGATTCTCTATGGCACCGATCACGGGCGCACCTTGACCATCGTGATGCCTAATCTTTGGCGCGTACGTCGGGAGATTAAGATGGGTCGCTTGGCACAATATGGCCGTAATGTTCTAGATTTAACCGGTAGCGATAGCGAAGTCGCCGATGCTGCGATTATCGAGACTGAAAAATTCTTTGTATCCATTAATATGCCCATTAAACTAAGTCAAGCTGATATCCCAGCTGATGCCGTGGAAGCCGTAAGCGCTAAAGTTGCCAAGCGTGGCGATCGATTTGGTGAGGATGGTCAAGTCGATAGCACGATGATCCATGCGATCTTGACATTAGCGAAATAA
- a CDS encoding galactokinase: MPTLQQQIQNNAFQETFNQLYRYPETAKERYLLLVHSFKEHFKTEPTALFSTPGRSELIGNHTDHQQGKVIATAIDLDMIAVVAPNQQNIIRVQTEGFNIPPLNLDNLAINPDEFGTSLALIRGICARFQQLGYAIGGFSASIQSDILEGSGLSSSAAFEVLIATILSHLYNHAMIDPITIAQISQYSENHYFNKPCGLMDQLACSVGGVIAIDFYNPKIPKVTPIPFNLAQTDYELCIINTGGSHADLTEDYRAIKDEMQAVAQFFQKERLSEVDPRHFTQNLPDLRQKVSDRSLLRTMHFFGENMRVEQSIKYLQKNNLPEFLRLFADSGASSFKYLQNIYSSKDPLHQHLALALALAEDFLSKNGIARVHGGGFAGTIQVFLKSDNLQEFKEKMDNIFGQDASIVLNIRPIGSIQLQPQDNHG; this comes from the coding sequence ATGCCCACACTCCAACAACAGATCCAAAATAATGCTTTTCAGGAGACCTTCAATCAACTCTATCGCTATCCAGAAACCGCAAAAGAGCGTTATCTACTCCTAGTGCACTCCTTTAAGGAGCACTTTAAAACCGAGCCCACTGCCCTCTTTAGTACCCCAGGACGTAGTGAGCTTATCGGTAATCACACCGATCATCAGCAAGGAAAAGTCATCGCCACCGCCATCGATCTCGACATGATTGCCGTGGTTGCCCCAAACCAGCAGAACATCATCCGCGTTCAAACAGAAGGCTTTAACATCCCTCCGCTAAATCTCGATAACTTAGCCATCAATCCCGATGAGTTTGGCACATCCCTCGCCCTCATTCGCGGTATTTGCGCCCGATTCCAACAGTTAGGCTACGCCATTGGTGGATTCAGTGCATCCATTCAAAGCGATATTTTGGAAGGATCTGGACTCTCCTCTTCGGCAGCATTTGAGGTGCTTATCGCAACTATTTTATCGCATCTCTACAATCATGCAATGATTGATCCAATTACCATTGCACAAATAAGTCAATACAGCGAAAATCATTACTTTAATAAACCCTGTGGTCTCATGGATCAGCTGGCCTGTAGTGTGGGAGGTGTTATCGCTATCGATTTTTACAATCCAAAGATACCAAAAGTTACACCGATTCCTTTTAATCTGGCGCAAACGGATTATGAGCTCTGCATTATTAACACTGGCGGATCGCATGCCGATCTTACAGAAGATTATCGAGCGATAAAAGATGAAATGCAAGCCGTGGCGCAATTTTTTCAAAAAGAGCGATTAAGTGAGGTTGATCCGAGGCACTTTACGCAAAATTTACCTGACTTACGCCAGAAAGTAAGCGATCGCAGTCTCTTACGTACAATGCATTTTTTTGGAGAAAATATGCGGGTAGAGCAATCAATTAAATATTTACAAAAAAATAATCTACCAGAATTTCTTCGTCTTTTTGCTGATTCTGGCGCAAGCTCTTTTAAATATTTACAAAACATCTACTCTTCAAAAGATCCTCTTCATCAACATTTAGCACTAGCCTTAGCGTTAGCAGAAGATTTTTTATCCAAAAATGGCATCGCCCGTGTACATGGCGGTGGCTTCGCAGGGACAATCCAAGTATTTCTCAAGAGTGATAATTTACAAGAATTTAAAGAAAAGATGGACAATATTTTTGGACAAGATGCCAGTATCGTTCTTAACATACGCCCAATTGGAAGCATACAACTGCAACCACAAGATAATCATGGATAA
- a CDS encoding UDP-glucose--hexose-1-phosphate uridylyltransferase has translation MDNKILEPLLQTLLGYGEAHQLFSRDERDYCYNQLLFFFEVEKLNSIDNQAVAFTTLSELLSMLYPFDKNHLPQELFESAVMNILMPRPHAINDRFWHLYRQNPEEATSYFYHLAIASHYINKDRLNLDKKWKYTSPFGLLDITINLAKPEKDPKAILQAHQNKEKKYPTCPLCKENVGYAGTCNQAPRQQHRIVRLTLGEQPYYLQYSPYLYYDEHAIVFHEEHRPMRIDRQAFTMMFDFVDQFPHYFIGFNADLPIVGGSILSHDHAQAGRYTFAMHRASTIDRYETKRYPSIKIGRLHWPISTLRLESTNRTELIALANQILTHWRNYSDPQVELLASTEKTRHNTITPILRKEKKIYILDLALRNNRTNDAHPDGIFHPHRPWHAIKKENIGLIEVMGLAILPGRLLSELSILKSWLLGDNVSTDFMHKFRDIYDYVNKNYLNITQDSVDKILDHAVGAVFFHVLEDVGIFKQHPLAQERFLRCLSALLEGDLHVS, from the coding sequence ATGGATAACAAGATACTAGAACCTCTACTCCAAACACTGCTAGGTTATGGCGAAGCTCATCAGCTTTTTTCTCGCGACGAACGGGACTATTGCTATAATCAATTACTCTTTTTCTTTGAGGTTGAGAAACTCAATAGCATCGATAATCAAGCGGTAGCCTTTACAACACTAAGCGAACTACTCTCTATGCTATATCCATTTGATAAAAATCATTTACCTCAAGAGTTGTTTGAATCCGCAGTCATGAACATCCTCATGCCAAGACCTCATGCCATTAATGATCGCTTTTGGCATCTTTATCGACAAAACCCAGAAGAGGCCACCAGCTATTTTTATCATTTAGCAATTGCTTCCCATTACATTAATAAGGATCGATTAAACTTAGATAAAAAGTGGAAGTATACCAGCCCCTTTGGCCTTCTAGACATCACCATAAATCTAGCTAAACCTGAAAAAGATCCTAAGGCTATTCTTCAAGCACATCAAAATAAGGAGAAAAAATATCCCACTTGCCCCCTCTGTAAAGAGAATGTCGGCTATGCTGGAACATGTAACCAAGCACCTCGGCAACAGCATCGTATTGTCCGATTAACCCTAGGGGAGCAACCCTATTATTTGCAATATTCTCCTTACTTATATTATGATGAGCATGCCATTGTTTTTCATGAGGAACACCGACCGATGCGTATTGATCGACAGGCATTTACCATGATGTTCGATTTTGTTGATCAATTTCCGCACTACTTTATTGGCTTCAATGCCGACTTACCGATCGTCGGTGGGAGTATTTTAAGTCATGACCACGCCCAAGCTGGGCGCTACACATTTGCCATGCATCGGGCCTCTACCATCGATAGGTATGAGACAAAAAGATATCCTTCGATAAAAATCGGACGACTCCATTGGCCCATCAGTACGCTACGCCTAGAGTCAACAAATCGCACCGAACTTATCGCTCTTGCCAATCAAATATTAACCCATTGGCGCAACTACAGTGATCCGCAAGTAGAGCTTCTGGCATCTACGGAAAAGACTAGGCACAACACCATTACGCCCATATTACGCAAAGAAAAAAAGATCTATATCCTCGATCTTGCCTTACGTAACAATCGTACCAATGACGCACATCCAGATGGAATTTTTCATCCACATCGTCCTTGGCACGCCATTAAAAAAGAGAATATCGGTCTCATCGAGGTGATGGGGCTAGCCATCTTACCAGGGCGACTGCTATCTGAATTGAGCATATTGAAAAGCTGGTTATTAGGCGATAATGTCTCAACCGATTTTATGCATAAATTTAGAGATATTTATGACTATGTTAATAAAAATTATCTAAATATAACCCAAGATAGTGTCGATAAGATTCTAGACCATGCCGTAGGCGCGGTATTTTTTCATGTGCTAGAAGATGTAGGAATTTTTAAGCAACATCCCTTAGCACAAGAGCGATTTTTACGTTGCTTATCGGCTCTTCTCGAAGGAGATTTACATGTCAGCTAA
- a CDS encoding LacI family DNA-binding transcriptional regulator yields the protein MATIKDIAIMAGVSPATVSRVLAYDATLSVAESTRKRIFEAAETLEYTKHKKKAQVGKILVRLVQWYNESEELEDLYYMSIRLGLNERAQELGITIVRESLEALSDNAMQITIALGKFDEPQVRRLQRLSGLLLFVDFDAMRYGAHSLVIDFSYSLGLVLDYAQALGHTKIGMLAGIESTKESDLWLTDQRYIAFRTLAEPLGLFNPQWIIQAPFHVQDGYQAMQEFLQHTDNLPTIFFASSDALAIGAIQALQEEGIKIPQEISIIGFNDISVAQYVTPALTTIKVHTHWMGGLALDHALRLLQDASPIAQKIMLATELKVRDSTAPA from the coding sequence GTGGCAACAATAAAAGATATCGCGATCATGGCTGGGGTCTCCCCCGCCACCGTTTCTCGTGTGTTGGCTTATGATGCAACATTGAGCGTTGCCGAGAGTACGCGAAAACGTATTTTTGAAGCAGCCGAAACGCTAGAGTATACCAAGCATAAAAAGAAAGCGCAAGTTGGGAAGATTTTGGTGCGTTTAGTCCAGTGGTACAACGAATCAGAGGAGCTTGAAGATCTCTATTATATGTCGATTCGCCTCGGACTCAATGAGCGGGCGCAGGAGCTAGGTATTACGATAGTGCGGGAATCACTAGAAGCCCTTAGCGATAACGCGATGCAGATTACGATTGCCTTGGGTAAATTTGACGAGCCTCAAGTGCGACGGTTACAGCGACTATCAGGGTTGTTGCTCTTTGTTGACTTTGACGCCATGCGCTATGGCGCGCACTCTCTGGTGATCGATTTTTCTTATAGTTTAGGGTTAGTGTTGGATTATGCGCAAGCACTAGGGCATACTAAGATCGGCATGCTTGCAGGTATTGAGTCGACAAAAGAGAGCGATCTCTGGCTTACCGATCAGCGCTATATTGCATTTCGCACGCTAGCAGAACCCTTGGGACTTTTTAATCCACAATGGATTATTCAAGCGCCTTTTCATGTACAAGATGGGTATCAGGCGATGCAAGAATTTCTGCAACACACCGATAATTTACCCACCATATTCTTCGCCTCTAGTGATGCCCTTGCCATTGGTGCCATTCAGGCGCTACAAGAAGAGGGTATCAAGATTCCTCAAGAGATATCCATTATCGGTTTTAATGATATTAGCGTTGCGCAATATGTAACGCCTGCCCTCACCACGATTAAGGTACATACACATTGGATGGGTGGGCTTGCCTTAGATCACGCATTACGCTTGCTTCAAGATGCCAGTCCGATTGCCCAAAAGATTATGTTGGCGACGGAGCTTAAAGTACGAGACTCTACCGCTCCGGCATGA
- a CDS encoding GIY-YIG nuclease family protein, protein MMGKPIQLFLLNGRPDGVAIAELSNWTGQLMRIPRPRLPELSHRKDIQSTGVYFLFGLDENDKMMVYIGETDNVYKRLMQHYSDEKKEFWQEAVAVVASKNSLNKAGVRYLEELFHRRAKEVNRYKIMNSQTPSGSPLSESEISTLNEFAENVILILGGALAHKLFEPINTRKVVINPVDNTITQSPTTPSDDEESDNIIYELTAKNNRGKAYGYPTNDGFLVLKGSYVDLVEEHSPYIPAKVRLLRDKLNDDEILKEDILFRTASAAAKFVFNGSVNGKIMWKTPDGRTLNDVERVDSQRIQAELDKQEEDTDEDDAL, encoded by the coding sequence ATGATGGGGAAGCCAATTCAACTCTTTTTACTTAATGGCAGACCAGACGGCGTTGCCATTGCCGAGCTATCTAACTGGACGGGGCAATTAATGCGCATTCCGCGCCCGCGCCTGCCAGAGCTTTCGCACCGTAAGGATATCCAAAGTACGGGCGTCTACTTTCTCTTTGGCTTGGACGAAAACGACAAAATGATGGTCTATATTGGGGAGACCGATAATGTTTACAAGCGCCTCATGCAACATTATAGCGACGAAAAGAAGGAATTTTGGCAAGAAGCCGTCGCGGTGGTGGCGAGTAAAAATTCACTCAATAAAGCAGGGGTGCGTTACTTGGAAGAGCTCTTTCATCGACGGGCGAAAGAGGTAAATCGTTATAAAATAATGAATAGTCAGACACCGTCGGGAAGCCCCCTTTCGGAATCAGAAATCTCCACGCTGAATGAATTTGCCGAGAATGTGATTCTTATCCTTGGCGGAGCGCTCGCGCATAAACTCTTCGAGCCGATTAATACCCGTAAAGTGGTAATCAATCCCGTGGATAATACCATTACGCAGTCGCCGACAACGCCTTCCGATGACGAAGAGAGCGATAATATTATCTATGAGTTGACAGCAAAAAATAATCGTGGTAAGGCTTATGGCTATCCTACCAACGATGGATTTCTTGTGCTTAAAGGCAGTTATGTGGATTTGGTAGAGGAGCATAGTCCTTATATACCAGCGAAGGTACGATTATTAAGAGACAAGTTAAATGATGATGAAATTTTGAAAGAAGATATTCTTTTCCGAACGGCTTCTGCCGCGGCTAAATTTGTTTTCAATGGTTCGGTCAATGGAAAGATCATGTGGAAAACCCCTGATGGACGCACTTTAAATGATGTGGAACGTGTGGATAGCCAGCGTATCCAAGCCGAACTAGATAAGCAAGAAGAGGATACGGACGAGGACGACGCGCTTTAA
- a CDS encoding aldose epimerase, producing the protein MSAKELTKNIYLYQLTNDYLTIQAINLGAIITDIHLKEQNNACPNMIASYDNTMNYIEHSYHYLNTMIGPIAGRIAYGGGDKIFSINQGLHHLHGGFNGISEQLFNVEKHKEPNKEILRFTLESEHHKDGYKGRFFYQIDYILEANTFSIISHCYPSVPQHVSLTSHLYFNLSGDLAYPISEHLLTLPAKKRLRIHLHGHPDAILPIQQGDAYDFRSPKTIGANLALDDSILKRLNGYDTPFLLEQGGVISLEDPTSKRRLEMRTNAPSVVVYTANHFNHKMILNQHKKGEPLDAIALETQHIPNAYQLNPHFAPTYSADNPYQQATHYTFSSPNFLMPER; encoded by the coding sequence ATGTCAGCTAAAGAGCTTACAAAAAATATTTACTTATATCAATTAACTAATGATTATCTTACCATTCAGGCGATAAATTTGGGCGCAATAATTACCGATATTCACCTGAAAGAGCAGAATAATGCATGCCCTAATATGATTGCATCTTATGATAATACCATGAATTACATTGAGCATTCTTATCATTATCTCAATACAATGATTGGTCCTATTGCGGGGCGTATCGCTTATGGTGGCGGGGATAAAATATTTTCGATTAATCAAGGATTACATCACTTACATGGTGGGTTTAATGGCATATCCGAACAGCTCTTTAACGTAGAAAAACACAAAGAGCCAAACAAAGAAATCTTGCGCTTCACACTAGAGAGCGAGCATCATAAAGATGGTTATAAAGGGCGATTTTTTTATCAAATTGACTATATTTTGGAGGCAAATACATTTAGTATCATCAGTCACTGTTATCCTAGCGTGCCTCAACATGTGAGTCTAACCTCTCACCTCTACTTCAATTTAAGTGGAGATCTCGCCTATCCAATAAGCGAGCATCTGCTGACATTACCGGCAAAAAAGAGACTTCGTATTCATCTCCATGGACATCCTGATGCCATCTTGCCTATCCAACAAGGTGATGCCTATGATTTTAGGAGTCCAAAAACAATCGGGGCGAACCTAGCTCTTGATGATTCAATTTTGAAGCGATTAAATGGGTATGACACGCCCTTTCTTCTTGAGCAAGGAGGCGTGATAAGCTTAGAAGATCCTACTAGTAAACGCAGGTTAGAGATGCGCACCAACGCACCTTCCGTGGTGGTCTATACGGCAAATCATTTCAATCATAAAATGATTCTAAATCAACACAAAAAGGGAGAGCCCTTAGATGCGATTGCTTTAGAGACACAACATATTCCCAATGCCTACCAACTTAATCCCCACTTTGCGCCCACCTATTCAGCAGATAATCCCTATCAACAAGCCACACACTATACCTTTTCAAGCCCGAATTTTCTCATGCCGGAGCGGTAG
- a CDS encoding alpha-galactosidase has translation MPIQYHASSKTFHLFNDEISYIFMILANGELGHLYYGKAIRDRESFAHLFVLQARALAPVAYRDDLSFSLEVIKQEYPSYGTGDFREPAVQITTSIGDKISHFIYKEHTMMEGKPRFDGLPATFSDGGEAQTLAITLYDELIACELTLYYTIFHDLAVITRSSRVENKGAQPIKIDRLMSTSIDFYDNHFVMMQLDGAWSRERHVQERPLLNGIQAISSARGASGAFHNPFLALRRPQTTESQGEVYGFTLVYSGNFLAQVEVDSYDVSRLLLGIHPFGFGWNLTTNEHFQSPEAVMVYSDGGLNQMSQTFHQLFQDHLMPKRWARELRPILINNWEATYFDFDHHKIIAIAQQAKEVGIELFVLDDGWFGHRDNDKSSLGDWFVHKEKLPQGLSALAREIKALGLKFGLWFEPEMVNEVSKLYRMHPEWTIGVPNRHKTYSRHQYVLDFSQAVVVDTVFTMMDKILADGLIDYIKWDMNRNITEAYSASLPADRQGEFFHRYILGVYQLYDRLITKYPNILFESCASGGGRFDAGMLFYAPQAWTSDNMDPIERLAIQHGTSMLYPLISMGSHVPTSPNHQVDRHTSLAMRASVAYFGTFGYELDITKISADERTEIVRQIAFFKQWQSVIALGKFYRLESADPNYYYWMVVSQDKEQALVASYKILARANPALKRFNLQGLNPNLLYYCPERELSYYGDELMHVGWLSEPEFTGMSGTDKGDFTARIYQLLAKK, from the coding sequence ATGCCAATTCAGTATCATGCATCAAGCAAAACATTTCATCTATTTAACGATGAAATAAGTTATATTTTTATGATTTTAGCCAACGGAGAACTTGGGCATCTCTATTATGGTAAAGCAATTAGAGACCGAGAGTCCTTTGCGCATCTTTTTGTCTTGCAGGCAAGGGCTTTAGCGCCGGTGGCCTATCGCGATGACCTCTCCTTCTCTTTGGAGGTGATTAAGCAGGAGTATCCTAGTTATGGCACCGGCGATTTTCGTGAGCCTGCCGTACAAATTACTACGTCAATTGGTGATAAAATTTCGCATTTTATCTACAAGGAGCACACCATGATGGAGGGGAAGCCTAGGTTCGATGGGCTCCCTGCGACCTTTAGCGATGGTGGGGAGGCACAGACTTTAGCTATCACGCTCTACGATGAACTTATCGCATGTGAGCTGACGTTGTACTATACGATTTTCCACGATTTAGCCGTGATTACGCGTTCGTCAAGGGTAGAAAATAAAGGAGCGCAACCTATCAAGATCGATCGGCTTATGTCTACGAGCATCGATTTTTATGATAATCATTTTGTTATGATGCAGTTAGATGGGGCTTGGAGTCGCGAACGCCATGTACAAGAGCGGCCTTTGCTTAATGGTATACAGGCGATATCCAGCGCGCGTGGTGCTAGTGGGGCGTTTCATAATCCATTTTTGGCGCTACGACGACCCCAAACCACCGAGAGTCAGGGTGAGGTTTACGGCTTTACGTTAGTGTATAGCGGGAACTTTTTAGCGCAGGTCGAGGTAGATAGCTATGATGTGAGTCGGCTGTTACTGGGCATTCATCCTTTTGGTTTTGGTTGGAATTTAACGACCAATGAGCACTTTCAAAGCCCTGAGGCAGTAATGGTCTATAGCGATGGCGGTCTCAACCAGATGAGCCAGACCTTCCATCAGCTCTTTCAAGATCACCTGATGCCTAAGCGTTGGGCAAGGGAGCTTCGCCCGATCTTGATTAATAACTGGGAGGCGACTTACTTTGATTTTGATCATCACAAAATTATCGCTATTGCCCAACAAGCAAAAGAGGTGGGCATCGAACTCTTTGTCTTGGACGATGGGTGGTTTGGGCATCGCGACAATGATAAAAGTTCTCTTGGCGATTGGTTTGTCCACAAAGAGAAGCTGCCACAAGGGTTGTCGGCGTTGGCTAGGGAGATTAAAGCATTAGGATTGAAGTTTGGTCTGTGGTTTGAACCCGAGATGGTCAATGAGGTGAGTAAGCTTTATCGTATGCATCCAGAATGGACAATTGGCGTGCCTAATCGGCATAAAACCTATAGTCGCCATCAATATGTGCTCGACTTTTCGCAAGCAGTGGTGGTCGATACCGTCTTTACGATGATGGATAAAATTCTGGCTGATGGACTCATCGATTACATCAAATGGGATATGAATCGTAATATTACGGAGGCATACTCTGCCTCCCTACCGGCAGATCGGCAAGGAGAATTTTTTCATCGCTATATTTTGGGAGTCTATCAGCTCTACGATCGTCTCATTACGAAATATCCAAATATTCTCTTTGAATCTTGCGCAAGTGGTGGCGGTCGTTTTGATGCGGGCATGCTCTTCTATGCACCGCAAGCTTGGACGAGTGATAACATGGATCCCATCGAGCGCTTGGCGATTCAGCATGGTACCTCGATGCTATACCCGTTGATTAGTATGGGATCGCATGTGCCCACGTCGCCGAATCATCAAGTCGATCGCCATACATCATTGGCAATGCGGGCGAGTGTAGCCTATTTTGGTACTTTTGGCTATGAGTTGGATATCACTAAAATTTCTGCTGATGAGCGCACCGAAATTGTGCGTCAAATTGCCTTTTTTAAACAGTGGCAGAGCGTGATCGCTTTGGGCAAATTCTATCGTTTGGAGAGTGCCGATCCGAATTATTATTACTGGATGGTTGTTTCGCAAGATAAAGAGCAGGCGTTGGTTGCATCGTATAAAATTTTAGCGAGAGCTAATCCTGCGCTCAAAAGATTTAACCTACAAGGACTCAATCCAAACTTGCTTTACTACTGTCCAGAACGAGAATTATCGTACTATGGTGATGAGTTGATGCATGTAGGCTGGCTAAGTGAACCCGAATTTACCGGCATGAGTGGCACGGATAAGGGGGATTTTACGGCACGCATCTATCAATTACTGGCGAAAAAGTAA